The nucleotide sequence CGATGGCCAGCACCCGCGCGATGCCGTAGCGGTCGGCCCACTTGCCGGTGAACAGCCCGCCGATGCCCAGGCCCACCATCATCAACGTGTAGGGCAGCGAGGCGTCGGCGCGGTCCACGCCGAACTCGGCCTGCACGGCCGGCAGCACCACGGCCACCACGTACATGCCGCTGTTGCCCAGCGTCACCAGCGCCAGCGTGGTGAGCAGCCGCATCGCGGCATAGCGCGAATCGATGAGGCCGGGATCGGCTGGAAGGCTGGACATGAGAGGGATGAATGTGCCACGCCCCGGCGCCTTCCCGTAGGTGGGACCTGCGCCTCAGGGTAAACCCGCAATTTGTACAGATCCCTGATGCCAGGACCGGGTACGGTCTGGAGGCATCGGCCGATTTCCTGCAAAATAGAACGACCGTTCGTTTTATTTTCCGCCCGAGACAATGTCCGTCAGCGAGTTCCCCCTTCGGCCCACGCGCATGCCACGCGACGGTCGGGCCCTGCAGAAAGGCCAGCAGACCAAGGCCGCCATCGTCGACGCGGCCCTGGGCCTGGCCACGCAGATCGGCCTGGAGGGCCTGTCCATCGGCGCGCTGGCCGAGGTCGCGCAGATGAGCAAGTCGGGCGTGTTCGCCCATTTCGGCTCGCGCGAGGAGCTGCAGATCTCGGTGATCCGCGAGTACCACACCCGCTTCGAGGAAGAGGTGTTCTACCCGGCGCTGGCCGAGCCGCGCGGCCTGCCCCGGCTGCGCGCCATGTTCGCCAACTGGATGAAGCGCACTTCGGTGGAGCTGGACTCGGGCTGCATCTACATCAGCGGCGCCGTCGAGTTCGACGACCGGGCAGGCCCGGTGCGCGATGCGCTGGCCAGTTCGGTGATGGCCTGGCACGCCGCCATGAAGCGCGCCATCGCGGGGGCCAAGGAGGAAGGCCACCTGCGGGCCGAGGTGGACGAGGAGCAGATGCTGTTCGAGATCCACGGCCTGATCCTGGCGCTGCACTACGAGGCGCGCTTCCTGAAGAACCCCGGTTCCATCGCCCGCGCCAACGCGGGCTTCGACAACATCCTGCGGCGCTACGGCACCGACAGCCCCGCCCACTGATCCCCCCAAAGACCCAAGGAGCAGCCATGCCCAGCTACACCCCGCCCCTGCGCGACATGCAGTTCGTGATGCACGAGCTGCTCAAGATCACCGACGAGTACAAGGCGATGCCGCGCCATGCCGAGGTGGACGTGGACACCGTCAACGCCATCCTGGAGGAGGGCGGCAAGTTCGCCAGCGAGGTGGTCTTCCCGCTCAACATCACCGGCGACCAGGAGGGCTGCAAGCTCGACAAGGAGACCCACGAGGTCACCACGCCCACCGGCTTCAAGGCGGCCTACGCCCGGTACATCGAGGGCGGCTGGCCCGCGCTCTCCTGCGACCCCGAGTACGGGGGCCAGGGCCTGCCGGTGGTGCTGAACCAGGCCTTCTACGAGATGCTCAACAGCGCCAACCAGGCCTGGACCATGTACCCGGGCCTGTCGCACGGCGCCTACGAGGCGATCCACGAGCATGGCACCGACGAGCAGAAAAAGCTGTACCTGCCCAAGCTGGTGAGCGGCGAGTGGACCGGCACCATGTGCCTGACCGAGCCGCACTGCGGCACCGACCTGGGCCTGCTGCGCACCAAGGCCGAACCGCAGTCCGACGGCACCTACCGGATCACCGGCAACAAGATCTTCATCTCCGCCGGCGAGCACGACTTCGTGCCGAACATCGTGCACCTGGTGCTGGCCCGCCTGCCCGACGCGCCCAAGGGCAGCAAGGGCATCAGCCTGTTCATCGTGCCCAAGTACAACGTCAAGGCCGACGGCTCCCTGGGCGGGCGCAACGGCATCTTCTGCGGCGGCCTGGAGCACAAGATGGGCATCCATGGCAACGCCACCGCGCAGCTGGTGCTGGACGGCGCCGTCGGCACGCTGGTGGGCGAGCCCCACAAGGGCCTGCAGGCCATGTTCGTGATGATGAACGCCGCCCGCATCGGCGTGGGCATGCAGTCGCTGGGCCTGACCGAGGTGGCCTTCCAGAACGCGCTGGCCTACGCCAAGGACCGCCTGCAGATGCGCAGCCTGTCGGGCACCAAGGCCAAGGACAAGCCGGCCGACCCCATCATCGTGCACCCCGACGTGCGCAAGATGCTGCTGACCGCCAAGGCCTACGCCGAGGGCGGCCGGGCGCTGACCATGTTCTGCTCGCTGCTGATCGACCGCGAGCTGCACCACCCCGACGCCAAGGTGCGCAAGGACGCCGCCGAGCTGGTGGCCCTGCTCACGCCCATCGTCAAGGCCTTCATCACCGACAACGGCCACATCGCCACCAATGCCTGCATGCAGGTGTTCGGCGGCCACGGCTACATCCAGGAATGGGGGATGGAGCAGTTCGCGCGGGACAACCGCATCAACATGATCTACGAGGGCACGAACACGGTGCAGTCGCTGGACCTGCTGGGACGCAAGGTGCTGGGCAACCAGGGCGCCACGCTCAAGAAGTTCGGCAAGCTGGTGGCCCAGCTGGTGGAGGAGGAGGGCGTCAACGAGAAGATGGCCGAGTTCATCAACCCGGTGGCCTACCTGGGCGAGCAGATGACCAAGTTCACCACCGAGATCGGCTTCAAGGCGTTCCAGAACCCCGACGAGGTGGGCGCCGCGGCGGTGGACTACCTGCGCGTGGCGGGCCACCTGGTGTTCGGCTACTTCTGGGCGCGCATGGCCCAGGTGGCGCTGCGCGAGATCGCCGCCGGCAACCAGGATCCGTTCTACAAGGCCAAGCTGCAGACCGCGCGCTTCTACTTCGCCAAGCTGTTCCCCGAGACCGCGACGCTGATGCGCGCGGCCCGTTCCGGCAGCAAGGTGCTGATGGACACCGACGAGGCCCTGGCGTGAAAAGATTGGCCCACCCCCGAAGCGCCTTCGGCGCCTCCCCCTCAAGGGGGCGCCACCAGCGGCCTGACAAAGCCGGTTCCGCGGTGGCCCGCGCCTTGGTGCTGGCGCTCGCAGGGATGTGGGGCGGTGCCTGGGCCCAGGCCACGCCGGTGGGCTTGTGGCGCAGCGTCGACGACAAGACCGGCGAGGCCAGGGCCGAGATCCGCATCACCGAGTCGGCCGGCGCGCTGAGCGGCCGCATCGAGAAGCGCCTGTCCAAGGACGCCCGGCCGGGTGACGTGTGCACCGAGTGCAAGGACGAGCGCAAGGGCCAGCCCCTGGCCGGCCTGGAGATCATCCGCGGCGCCCGCCAGGCCGAGGGCCGCGAGGTGTGGGAGGGCGGGAAGATCCTGGACCCGGAGAACGGGCGCGAGTACACGCTGCGCCTGACGCCCGTCGAGGGCGGCAAGCGGCTGGAAGTGCGCGGCTCCATCGGGCCCTTCGGACGCACCCAGACCTGGGTGCGGGTGCAGTGAACCGCGGCAAGGCGCACCGGCATGGGTGAAGCGATCCGCACGTCGCTGGCCATCGGCCAGCCCAACGGGCCGGCGGCGCCGCGCTGGTTCTGGCACCACCAGCTGAAGCGGCCGTTCTTCGGGCGCTTCATGAAGGCCTGGCGCTGGCCGGCGGACGTGCCGCAGGACGGCTGGGAGCGCGTGCGCATCGCCAGCCCCAGCCATTGCAGCCTGGCCGCCGTGCTCAAGCCCGCTCCCCAGGCGCGCGGCGTCGTGGTCTGCGCGCACCCGATGGGGCTGGCCGCCAAGGGCTTCTGGCTGCGTTATGGCCACGCCCAGGCATTGCATGGCGCCGGCTACCACGTGCTGGCGTTCGACTTCAACGGCTTCGGCGAGAGCCCGTCCACCAACTTCGGCTACCCGCAGGACGTGATGGCAGCCGGCCAATGGGCGCGCCAGCGCTTCCCCGGGCTGCCGGTGCATGCGCTGGCGGCCTCGTTCGGCGCGATGAACACGCTGGACGCCATCGACGATCCTCGCTTTCCGTTCGACAGCGTGGTGGCCGAAGGCTGCGCGCCCTCGCTGGCGCAGTTCTGGAAGGCTTATCCCTTTGCCCATGCCGTGCTGCAGCTGGCCCGGCGCATCGCCCCGGCCAGCGAGCGGCGCCTGCGCCCCTCGGCCCACCTGCCGCAGGCCAAGCCCGGCGTCCCGCTGCTGCTGATCCACAGCCGCGCGGACCGCTGGACGCCGGTGGCCTTCGGCGACGAGCTCGAGCGTGCCGCTTCGCCTGCCACGCCGCTGAAGCGGCTGGTGCTGGCGCGGGCCGACCACACCCATGGCCTGCGCGACGAGCCCGAACGCTGGCTGCCCGCCGTGCTGGCTTTTTTGGAAGAGACACAGGAGAGATGAGCGTGTACAAGGACCGCAACGAGCGCGCCGCCGGCGCTGCCACCACCGACGAAAGGCCGACCGTCATGAGCCGCTTCAACGTGAAGAAGGTCGCCGTGCTGGGCGCCGGCGTCATGGGCGCGCAGATCGCCGCGCACCTGGTGAACGTCAAGGTGCCGGTGGTGCTGTTCGACCTGCCGGCCAAGGAAGGCCCGAAGAACGGGATCGTCACGAAGGCCGTCGAAGGCCTGAAGAAGCTCAAGCCCGCGCCGCTGGGCGTGGCCGAGGACGCCGCGCTGATCCAGCCGGCCAACTACGAGGAGCACTTGGCTCGCTTGAGCGAATGCGACCTGGTGATCGAGGCGATCGCCGAGCGCATGGACTGGAAGCTGGACCTGTACAGGAAGATCGCGCCCCACGTGGCGCCGCACGCCATCGTCGCGTCCAACACCTCGGGGCTGTCCATCACCCGGCTCTCCGAGGCGCTGCCCGAGGCGCTCAAGCCGCGCTTTTGCGGCATCCACTTCTTCAACCCGCCGCGGTACATGTATCTGGTGGAGCTGATCGCCACGCCGTCCACGAGAGCCGAGATCCTGGACGACCTGGAAACGTTCGTGACCTCCGGGCTCGGCAAGGGCGTGGTGCGGGCCAAGGACACGCCCAACTTCATCGCCAACCGCGTCGGCATCGCCGGCATGCTGGCCACCATGAAGGAGGTGGAGAAGTTCGGCCTCAGCTACGACGTGGTGGACGACCTCACCGGCAAGAAGCTGGGCCGTGCCTCCAGCGGCACCTTCCGCACGGCGGACGTGGTGGGCCTGGACACCATGGCGCACGTCATCAAGACGCTGCAGGACACGCTGTCGGCCGACACCGATCCCTTCTACGGCAGCTTCGGCACGCCGCCGGTGCTCAAGAAGCTGCTGGAGCTGGGCCACCTGGGGCAGAAGGCCAAGGCCGGCTTCTACAAGAAGGTGGGCCGCGACGTGCTGCGCTTCGAGCTGGACAGCGAGGAGTACGTGCCCGCCGGCCAGAAGGCCGACGAGGTCTATGGCCGCATGCTCAGGAAGCCCGCCGCCGAGCGCCTGAAGCTGCTGCGTCACAGCGAGGGGCCGCAGGGGCGCTTCCTGTGGGCCATCCTGCGCAACAGCTTCCACTACGCGGCGGTGCACCTGGCCTCCATCGCCGACACCGCGCGCGACTTGGACTTCGCCATGCGCTGGGGCTTCGGCATGAAGCAGGGCCCGTTCGAGCTGTGGCAGGAAGCCGGCTGGGCGCAGGTGGCGGCCTGGATCCAGGAGGATATCGATGCCGGCGAAGCG is from Ramlibacter tataouinensis TTB310 and encodes:
- a CDS encoding TetR/AcrR family transcriptional regulator gives rise to the protein MSVSEFPLRPTRMPRDGRALQKGQQTKAAIVDAALGLATQIGLEGLSIGALAEVAQMSKSGVFAHFGSREELQISVIREYHTRFEEEVFYPALAEPRGLPRLRAMFANWMKRTSVELDSGCIYISGAVEFDDRAGPVRDALASSVMAWHAAMKRAIAGAKEEGHLRAEVDEEQMLFEIHGLILALHYEARFLKNPGSIARANAGFDNILRRYGTDSPAH
- a CDS encoding acyl-CoA dehydrogenase C-terminal domain-containing protein; its protein translation is MPSYTPPLRDMQFVMHELLKITDEYKAMPRHAEVDVDTVNAILEEGGKFASEVVFPLNITGDQEGCKLDKETHEVTTPTGFKAAYARYIEGGWPALSCDPEYGGQGLPVVLNQAFYEMLNSANQAWTMYPGLSHGAYEAIHEHGTDEQKKLYLPKLVSGEWTGTMCLTEPHCGTDLGLLRTKAEPQSDGTYRITGNKIFISAGEHDFVPNIVHLVLARLPDAPKGSKGISLFIVPKYNVKADGSLGGRNGIFCGGLEHKMGIHGNATAQLVLDGAVGTLVGEPHKGLQAMFVMMNAARIGVGMQSLGLTEVAFQNALAYAKDRLQMRSLSGTKAKDKPADPIIVHPDVRKMLLTAKAYAEGGRALTMFCSLLIDRELHHPDAKVRKDAAELVALLTPIVKAFITDNGHIATNACMQVFGGHGYIQEWGMEQFARDNRINMIYEGTNTVQSLDLLGRKVLGNQGATLKKFGKLVAQLVEEEGVNEKMAEFINPVAYLGEQMTKFTTEIGFKAFQNPDEVGAAAVDYLRVAGHLVFGYFWARMAQVALREIAAGNQDPFYKAKLQTARFYFAKLFPETATLMRAARSGSKVLMDTDEALA
- a CDS encoding DUF2147 domain-containing protein → MWGGAWAQATPVGLWRSVDDKTGEARAEIRITESAGALSGRIEKRLSKDARPGDVCTECKDERKGQPLAGLEIIRGARQAEGREVWEGGKILDPENGREYTLRLTPVEGGKRLEVRGSIGPFGRTQTWVRVQ
- a CDS encoding alpha/beta hydrolase, encoding MGEAIRTSLAIGQPNGPAAPRWFWHHQLKRPFFGRFMKAWRWPADVPQDGWERVRIASPSHCSLAAVLKPAPQARGVVVCAHPMGLAAKGFWLRYGHAQALHGAGYHVLAFDFNGFGESPSTNFGYPQDVMAAGQWARQRFPGLPVHALAASFGAMNTLDAIDDPRFPFDSVVAEGCAPSLAQFWKAYPFAHAVLQLARRIAPASERRLRPSAHLPQAKPGVPLLLIHSRADRWTPVAFGDELERAASPATPLKRLVLARADHTHGLRDEPERWLPAVLAFLEETQER
- a CDS encoding 3-hydroxyacyl-CoA dehydrogenase/enoyl-CoA hydratase family protein; amino-acid sequence: MSRFNVKKVAVLGAGVMGAQIAAHLVNVKVPVVLFDLPAKEGPKNGIVTKAVEGLKKLKPAPLGVAEDAALIQPANYEEHLARLSECDLVIEAIAERMDWKLDLYRKIAPHVAPHAIVASNTSGLSITRLSEALPEALKPRFCGIHFFNPPRYMYLVELIATPSTRAEILDDLETFVTSGLGKGVVRAKDTPNFIANRVGIAGMLATMKEVEKFGLSYDVVDDLTGKKLGRASSGTFRTADVVGLDTMAHVIKTLQDTLSADTDPFYGSFGTPPVLKKLLELGHLGQKAKAGFYKKVGRDVLRFELDSEEYVPAGQKADEVYGRMLRKPAAERLKLLRHSEGPQGRFLWAILRNSFHYAAVHLASIADTARDLDFAMRWGFGMKQGPFELWQEAGWAQVAAWIQEDIDAGEALSKAPLPDWVFQGPVAEAGGVHTPEGSWNPTTGRFEPRRLLPVYRRQHFPESVLGSNAPRYETAGKTLHEDASIRLWTLDADQDGPFGGQVLIASIKTKMHAISPEVCEGLTQAVELAEKAYQGLVVWSGDEPFSVGADLQAMLPAFMAVGVSAIEDAEGFMQQTMLKLRYAAVPVVSAIRGMALGGGCELAVYSSRRVAAMESYIGLVEVGVGLVPGAGGLTYIARRAAENSQLSTDKDILKFLTEGFTAAAMAKVGTSALESRKLGYLLDSDLIVPNKDELLYVAINEAKAMADAGWRPPHRRMFPVAGRSGKATIQGQLVNMRDGGFISAHDFRIASLIAHVVTGGDVDAGTLVTEEYLMTLERQAFCELVQYPKTQERILGMLSTGKPVRN